From the Bdellovibrio reynosensis genome, one window contains:
- the nusA gene encoding transcription termination factor NusA, with translation MAENMFSDLSKVIDQVGKDKGIDKQVVIDAITQGMLVAARKKYGTYREIEAAYNEETGEVELFEFKEVVPREKFIDEEVEIPYDEAVKLDPNVQLDDSVGIKLEASDLGRIAAQTAKQIIMQKVRDAERSIIFNEFEERKGEIASGIARRVEKGAIVVDLGRTEAYIPPREQIPGEQYKPGDRLQGYLSEVRQTTRGPQIIMSRADERYLMKLFEMEVPEIYDGVVEIMAAAREPGQRAKIAVRSKDNSVDPVGACVGMKGSRVQNIVQELRGEKIDIVPWDEDVTRFACNALAPAEISRVFLDDANREMEIVVPDSQLSLAIGKRGQNVRLAAKLTGWKLDIISESSAASRTAESIFNLMLIPGMSETMAQNIFQSGFGSFQSVANSSVEELMTIPGYDDPDKAEKLMKEAKALVAKYEADGVPVPTAPTASKDKGSNVSAKEQADLLLKQELKKLDAQEADEE, from the coding sequence ATGGCTGAAAATATGTTTTCAGATCTTTCCAAAGTGATTGATCAAGTCGGAAAAGACAAAGGAATCGATAAGCAAGTAGTTATCGATGCAATCACTCAAGGTATGCTTGTAGCTGCTCGTAAAAAATACGGTACTTACCGTGAAATTGAAGCTGCTTATAACGAAGAAACTGGCGAAGTTGAACTTTTTGAGTTCAAAGAAGTTGTTCCTCGTGAAAAATTCATCGATGAAGAAGTTGAAATTCCTTACGACGAAGCTGTGAAGTTGGATCCAAACGTTCAACTTGATGACTCTGTAGGTATCAAGCTTGAAGCCTCTGATCTTGGTCGTATCGCTGCACAAACAGCAAAACAAATCATCATGCAAAAAGTCCGTGATGCTGAACGCTCTATCATCTTCAATGAGTTTGAAGAAAGAAAAGGCGAGATCGCATCTGGTATCGCTCGTCGCGTGGAAAAAGGCGCGATCGTTGTCGATTTGGGCCGTACTGAAGCGTACATCCCACCTCGTGAACAAATCCCTGGTGAACAATACAAACCAGGTGACCGTTTGCAAGGTTACTTGTCTGAAGTTCGTCAAACCACTCGTGGTCCGCAAATCATCATGTCTCGCGCGGACGAGCGATATTTGATGAAACTTTTTGAAATGGAAGTTCCAGAAATCTATGACGGTGTTGTTGAAATCATGGCTGCCGCTCGTGAGCCAGGTCAACGCGCTAAAATCGCAGTTCGTTCTAAGGACAACTCTGTTGATCCAGTGGGTGCTTGCGTTGGTATGAAGGGTTCTCGTGTACAAAACATCGTACAAGAACTTCGTGGCGAAAAAATCGATATCGTTCCTTGGGATGAAGACGTAACACGTTTTGCGTGTAACGCTTTGGCTCCAGCGGAAATTTCTCGCGTATTCTTGGATGATGCGAACCGTGAAATGGAAATCGTAGTGCCTGACAGTCAATTAAGTTTGGCAATCGGCAAACGCGGTCAAAACGTTCGTTTAGCTGCTAAACTTACAGGCTGGAAATTAGACATTATTTCTGAGTCTTCAGCGGCGTCTCGTACTGCAGAATCAATTTTCAACTTGATGTTGATTCCAGGCATGAGCGAAACTATGGCCCAAAATATTTTCCAATCTGGTTTCGGTTCATTCCAATCTGTTGCTAACTCTTCAGTGGAAGAGTTGATGACAATCCCTGGATATGACGATCCAGATAAAGCTGAAAAATTAATGAAAGAAGCAAAAGCCCTTGTTGCTAAATATGAAGCTGACGGAGTGCCAGTACCAACTGCACCTACGGCTTCTAAAGACAAAGGTTCCAATGTTTCTGCAAAAGAACAAGCTGATTTACTTCTGAAACAAGAGTTGAAAAAACTCGACGCTCAAGAAGCGGACGAAGAATAA
- the rbfA gene encoding 30S ribosome-binding factor RbfA — MKNMGDGRRVARVEREIQATVAQFLIRGFKSPLPGLVTVASVRMPADLRTAKVYISVLGSDEQKEEAIELLQERAFEIQNFIGKELKMRYCPKLTFYADHTTDQVLKVEKILHELEIERKAHGESTDDESDDE, encoded by the coding sequence ATGAAAAATATGGGTGATGGGCGCAGAGTCGCTCGCGTAGAAAGAGAGATTCAAGCAACTGTTGCCCAGTTTTTGATTCGTGGATTTAAATCACCATTGCCAGGTCTTGTGACGGTGGCATCGGTGAGAATGCCTGCGGATTTGCGTACTGCAAAAGTGTACATCAGCGTTCTTGGCTCTGATGAACAAAAAGAAGAAGCTATTGAACTTCTGCAAGAACGCGCTTTTGAAATTCAAAACTTTATCGGTAAAGAATTGAAAATGCGCTACTGCCCTAAACTGACTTTCTATGCGGATCACACGACGGATCAGGTTTTGAAAGTAGAAAAAATTCTTCATGAGCTAGAGATTGAACGAAAAGCTCATGGTGAAAGTACCGACGACGAATCTGATGACGAATAA
- a CDS encoding hemoblobin-interacting domain-containing protein — translation MKTHIAFVVLALCLSLFFQNCAPSNPEEDATEVLTPASLTAEQPAQSNASNLPAASSSSAVSTSMSSSTSPGAVDSTVASSSLSDPNSVKETPEGSTSQGNLVVSNDSKSSDSDKTNKDGLSSKDSGATTNAPAPIKKTDSFNVEITSRSVDMVWVVDNSGGMAASAEILRKNFGPFAKDLAKKSDLRIALITRYGTSGTGISFSAELKNAVQVSHNVQSSEPLLLAAVAMCGIQTNDAFCSSFAGGKYQEVFGSLKSFLRPGSEKVFVFVSDDDSTGTAVNENKTFITAATFTQRMLMAFPTDSGFKTYGIISGSSTCGVQKGTAYLSLVKETAGLAFDICATDWSAYFSRLTSDLSQEVANSFLIDKSAKEIVSITLNGKTLSPADYNFSVGKITIDSDLLKAAGKYIVDISYLN, via the coding sequence ATGAAAACACACATTGCCTTTGTTGTGCTAGCTCTTTGTTTATCTTTATTCTTTCAAAACTGCGCTCCGTCGAATCCTGAAGAGGATGCGACGGAGGTTCTCACGCCCGCATCGCTTACAGCAGAACAGCCTGCGCAAAGCAACGCCTCAAACTTACCAGCAGCTTCGTCATCATCAGCGGTCAGTACGTCAATGAGTTCCTCAACCAGTCCCGGTGCGGTTGATAGCACAGTTGCATCTTCATCTTTGTCTGATCCGAATTCGGTTAAAGAAACGCCCGAAGGCAGTACTTCGCAGGGAAATTTAGTTGTATCTAATGATTCGAAATCTTCCGATTCTGATAAGACAAACAAAGATGGTTTAAGTTCTAAAGATTCAGGCGCAACTACAAATGCACCAGCGCCTATTAAGAAGACCGATAGTTTCAACGTTGAGATCACTTCCAGATCTGTAGATATGGTTTGGGTCGTAGATAATTCTGGTGGAATGGCAGCCAGTGCTGAAATTTTGCGTAAGAACTTTGGGCCTTTTGCTAAGGATCTTGCGAAGAAAAGTGATTTAAGAATCGCGCTAATCACAAGATACGGAACAAGTGGAACAGGTATCTCCTTCTCTGCCGAATTAAAAAATGCAGTGCAAGTTTCCCATAACGTTCAAAGCTCAGAGCCGTTACTACTTGCCGCAGTAGCAATGTGCGGTATTCAAACAAACGATGCTTTTTGTTCTAGTTTTGCAGGCGGGAAGTATCAAGAGGTCTTCGGTTCATTAAAATCATTTTTGAGACCAGGATCTGAAAAGGTTTTCGTTTTTGTAAGTGATGATGACTCTACAGGAACAGCGGTGAACGAAAATAAAACCTTTATCACTGCAGCGACATTCACTCAAAGAATGCTAATGGCTTTTCCCACGGACAGTGGTTTCAAAACCTACGGGATCATTTCAGGATCAAGCACCTGTGGAGTACAAAAGGGAACTGCATACCTAAGCCTGGTAAAAGAAACCGCAGGATTGGCTTTTGATATCTGCGCAACTGACTGGTCGGCCTATTTCTCAAGGCTAACATCAGATTTAAGCCAAGAAGTGGCAAACTCGTTTTTAATCGATAAGTCAGCGAAAGAAATAGTTAGCATCACACTAAATGGTAAGACCTTGTCACCAGCCGATTATAACTTTTCAGTAGGCAAGATTACTATCGACTCTGATTTACTAAAGGCTGCAGGTAAATACATTGTCGACATAAGTTATCTCAATTAA
- the truB gene encoding tRNA pseudouridine(55) synthase TruB, with protein sequence MNEKLMVKVPTTNLMTNNSTFNGLLLVDKPSGISSHDVVARLRRILQTKAVGHSGTLDPLASGLMVCLINEGTKLSQYILEGDKGYRVRAQFGVRTDTLDTTGQVLETKPVDLTKEMILAEAAKLHGEMEVEVPIYSAIKVQGKKLYEYARGEEEVQVPKKVMKFWDISPVDVGPDWAEFDIKCSKGSYIRTWVDLLGKALGCGAAMSSLRRTWSAPYLIPQAQTLEQIETTVKGGSAGAAFVPMDLALPQVKRIRVKGQDRVLLTNGQISHDLRSQLITAFKPAEDQYIQVIDQDGGQLLALIGLDPGKGFALKRVFKY encoded by the coding sequence TTGAACGAAAAGCTCATGGTGAAAGTACCGACGACGAATCTGATGACGAATAACTCTACATTTAACGGTCTTTTGTTGGTTGATAAACCTTCAGGGATTTCCAGTCACGACGTGGTGGCGCGTTTGCGTCGCATTTTGCAAACCAAAGCCGTGGGCCACTCGGGAACTTTGGATCCTTTGGCTTCAGGCTTGATGGTTTGCTTAATCAACGAAGGTACGAAACTTAGCCAATACATTTTAGAAGGTGATAAGGGTTATCGCGTGCGCGCTCAGTTTGGCGTTCGCACTGATACCTTAGATACCACCGGGCAAGTTTTAGAAACCAAGCCAGTCGATTTAACTAAAGAAATGATTCTAGCTGAAGCTGCGAAACTGCATGGCGAAATGGAAGTGGAAGTTCCCATCTATTCCGCGATCAAGGTTCAAGGTAAAAAGCTTTACGAATACGCCCGTGGGGAAGAGGAAGTTCAAGTCCCTAAAAAGGTCATGAAGTTCTGGGATATTTCCCCTGTGGATGTCGGCCCTGATTGGGCTGAATTTGATATTAAATGCTCTAAAGGCAGCTACATCCGTACTTGGGTAGATCTTTTAGGGAAAGCGCTGGGGTGTGGGGCCGCGATGAGTTCATTGCGGCGCACATGGTCAGCTCCCTATTTAATTCCCCAGGCTCAAACCCTTGAGCAGATCGAAACCACTGTAAAAGGTGGGAGCGCGGGGGCGGCTTTCGTTCCTATGGATTTGGCTTTGCCCCAGGTAAAAAGAATCAGGGTTAAAGGGCAGGATCGCGTCCTTTTAACGAATGGGCAGATTAGCCATGACCTGCGCAGCCAGCTTATAACCGCTTTTAAGCCTGCTGAGGATCAATATATTCAAGTTATTGACCAAGATGGCGGTCAGTTATTGGCTTTGATTGGCCTTGATCCGGGCAAGGGCTTTGCTCTTAAAAGGGTCTTTAAGTATTAG
- a CDS encoding S1 family peptidase: MTSSAIKISMTLVFASLLAACAERSQNAMGLNAEAANAPKCQAEASIRNGIVGGSVLTDGDLSSSTVLLITELDDGTSSICTGTLIAENKVLTAAHCIKKTSKKMYASFVKNSACINSLKTLREVTHKALKTDHDFTQSVPIDKAQDDLAVVRFEGKAPKGTTIRPLPGEQFTATEGEELVMAGYGTTGMANADGGLLRHVTVPGKQLVKSFYDPRNKDYFAVLNTHIVLQPEKGVCVGDSGGPLYVKTYEGLVLYGITSMGFNPDSEDSTKTCNGISLFADVRHHLDWINKQLKEL; this comes from the coding sequence GTGACCTCTTCCGCTATTAAAATCTCTATGACATTGGTTTTTGCGAGCCTATTAGCGGCCTGTGCGGAAAGATCTCAAAACGCCATGGGTTTGAATGCGGAAGCAGCCAACGCCCCAAAATGCCAGGCAGAGGCTTCCATTCGCAATGGTATCGTCGGCGGATCCGTTCTTACTGACGGAGATCTAAGTTCTTCGACGGTTTTACTGATTACCGAACTTGATGATGGCACTTCGAGTATTTGCACAGGAACTTTGATTGCGGAAAATAAAGTCCTAACGGCTGCTCATTGTATTAAGAAAACTAGCAAGAAAATGTATGCTTCATTTGTTAAAAACTCTGCTTGTATCAACTCTTTAAAGACTTTGAGAGAAGTGACCCATAAGGCCTTAAAAACCGATCACGATTTTACCCAAAGTGTGCCCATCGATAAAGCTCAAGATGATTTGGCTGTCGTTCGTTTTGAAGGCAAAGCTCCGAAAGGCACGACGATTCGTCCTTTACCTGGGGAGCAATTCACCGCCACTGAAGGTGAAGAGTTAGTGATGGCTGGTTATGGGACCACGGGAATGGCCAACGCTGATGGCGGACTTCTGCGCCACGTGACCGTTCCAGGAAAGCAGTTAGTGAAGAGCTTTTATGACCCTAGAAACAAGGACTATTTTGCAGTTTTGAATACCCATATTGTTTTGCAGCCTGAAAAAGGTGTCTGCGTTGGAGATTCAGGCGGTCCTTTGTATGTGAAGACTTATGAAGGGCTTGTCTTATATGGAATTACTTCGATGGGATTTAATCCCGATTCCGAGGATTCTACGAAAACGTGCAACGGGATCTCTCTTTTTGCGGACGTAAGGCATCATCTGGATTGGATTAATAAACAATTAAAAGAGCTATAA
- a CDS encoding NHL repeat-containing protein: MGTLYKSLLAILLLTQTACSFNAALFGWSDDSSKTPATDPGTGAAKVKGSFPLGAFGFTTEHKMFLKSTADGKFVFKTFTNEIVVTDSLGAVLHRFTPAVGEVTGIAVDSNNKLYITCTDSVLPNFTRYLKKFELDGTVIGNLVTYGDEDGNPSDADPNDSNTYVVGRPSSPFVTSDGTVYVAIFSEIRKYNAAGVLQDTIGLGHGAADGFIQGNPVYYVESDGAVYVVDDYTTRLQKFDSNGDFVSKITWPKQIDYIDNTSGIPVNIQGIPGSIIRNTDGSFVLTEYMGNEGFVVAFSSAGTFLWAKDGSDRNDADYPVFNGNLMYVSKYNNKYYVGFRDEVAIYNSDGTYAGNHKQRMTGAASVVRLANGTFYVGSGNGIHRYNAKGEWQESFAAGRMIYGLAASDSVLYAVDPTTSGLIYKYSFDGTAQGTITFAGPGAQPMGLSIDKDKTTLYVADGASVYKIPLSTEVAAAFGTGNYDVPAAVSAQKDGTVIVIDIVGGTTTTPKRFNADGTLASTNFDLATSGAIGMSLGVATDSKGRIYVSAALGNKVYVFEANGTFVTTYTSGSLSMPFGMTIDQHDDLFVADSGNSVVKKFSTTDGSIQAE; the protein is encoded by the coding sequence ATGGGAACACTTTATAAGTCACTACTCGCGATCCTACTACTCACACAGACAGCATGCTCATTCAACGCCGCACTTTTTGGCTGGTCTGACGATTCATCGAAGACACCTGCTACTGACCCGGGTACGGGTGCTGCTAAGGTCAAAGGTTCCTTTCCTTTAGGCGCTTTTGGTTTTACTACTGAACATAAAATGTTTTTAAAGTCGACTGCCGACGGTAAATTTGTTTTCAAAACCTTCACTAATGAAATTGTTGTTACTGACAGTTTGGGAGCGGTTTTACATCGCTTTACTCCTGCAGTCGGTGAGGTGACTGGTATCGCTGTTGATTCTAATAATAAACTTTATATCACCTGTACAGATTCAGTTCTTCCTAACTTTACTAGATACCTTAAGAAATTCGAACTAGATGGTACAGTGATAGGAAACCTTGTAACCTATGGTGACGAAGATGGAAATCCTTCAGATGCTGATCCTAATGACTCTAACACTTATGTGGTCGGACGCCCTTCGTCACCTTTCGTTACGAGTGATGGTACAGTTTATGTCGCAATTTTTAGTGAAATTAGAAAATACAACGCAGCTGGGGTCTTACAAGATACGATAGGTTTGGGCCATGGCGCAGCTGATGGTTTTATTCAAGGAAATCCTGTCTACTACGTAGAATCGGATGGCGCAGTTTACGTTGTTGATGACTACACGACACGTTTGCAAAAGTTTGATTCAAACGGTGATTTTGTAAGTAAAATTACCTGGCCAAAACAAATTGATTATATTGATAACACCAGCGGGATTCCAGTTAACATTCAAGGTATTCCTGGAAGCATTATTAGAAATACAGATGGAAGTTTTGTGTTAACAGAGTACATGGGTAATGAAGGCTTCGTTGTCGCATTCAGCTCAGCGGGTACCTTTTTATGGGCAAAAGACGGGAGCGACCGAAACGACGCAGATTATCCAGTTTTCAACGGCAACCTTATGTATGTCTCAAAGTATAATAATAAGTATTACGTAGGCTTCCGAGATGAAGTTGCTATTTATAATAGTGATGGCACATATGCCGGAAATCATAAGCAAAGAATGACAGGTGCAGCTTCAGTTGTTCGACTTGCGAACGGAACCTTTTATGTGGGTTCTGGAAATGGAATTCACAGATATAATGCTAAAGGTGAATGGCAAGAGTCCTTTGCAGCAGGTCGGATGATTTATGGCTTAGCGGCTTCTGACTCGGTACTTTATGCAGTGGATCCTACGACATCGGGGTTAATTTATAAATATAGTTTCGATGGAACTGCGCAAGGCACGATTACTTTCGCGGGTCCCGGTGCGCAACCTATGGGACTATCTATCGATAAAGATAAAACAACCCTGTATGTCGCAGATGGTGCATCTGTGTATAAAATACCGTTGTCAACCGAAGTGGCGGCTGCATTCGGTACAGGTAATTACGACGTCCCTGCTGCGGTTTCGGCACAAAAAGATGGAACTGTTATAGTGATAGATATCGTTGGTGGAACGACCACGACACCTAAACGTTTTAATGCTGACGGAACGTTAGCATCCACAAATTTTGACCTAGCAACTTCAGGTGCTATTGGCATGTCTCTTGGTGTAGCGACGGATTCAAAAGGACGCATTTACGTTTCTGCAGCTCTTGGAAATAAGGTATATGTTTTCGAAGCCAATGGAACTTTCGTCACAACATACACTTCGGGAAGCTTAAGTATGCCGTTCGGCATGACCATAGATCAACATGATGACCTCTTTGTGGCTGATTCTGGGAATAGTGTTGTTAAAAAATTTAGTACGACAGATGGAAGTATTCAGGCTGAATAG
- a CDS encoding ribosome maturation factor RimP: protein MSETPSWMETVKNMAQTAATEQGCLLYDVEFVGLGKGRTLRVFIDREDGNVTIDDCSNVSKALNEVLDADENLIPGEAYNLEVSTPGLERHLKQPWHFQKAVGKKIYVKTTKAFESAGVTDKKWKAGKTVEDVLESADEKGIRFVIKGVELNVPYEMIDKAKVIFEMTKGQKK from the coding sequence ATGTCAGAGACCCCATCGTGGATGGAAACAGTAAAAAATATGGCACAAACAGCAGCAACCGAACAAGGTTGTCTACTGTATGACGTTGAATTTGTCGGACTTGGAAAAGGCCGTACCTTGCGTGTTTTCATTGATAGAGAAGATGGCAACGTCACGATTGATGATTGTTCAAATGTTTCAAAGGCATTGAACGAAGTTCTTGATGCTGATGAAAATCTTATTCCTGGTGAAGCGTACAATTTAGAAGTTTCAACTCCAGGTCTTGAGCGCCATTTAAAACAACCTTGGCACTTTCAAAAAGCAGTGGGTAAGAAAATTTACGTTAAAACTACCAAGGCTTTTGAAAGCGCAGGCGTAACAGACAAAAAGTGGAAAGCCGGTAAAACAGTCGAGGACGTATTAGAGTCGGCTGATGAAAAGGGCATCCGATTTGTCATCAAAGGCGTAGAGCTGAATGTGCCTTACGAAATGATCGACAAAGCTAAAGTAATTTTTGAAATGACCAAAGGTCAGAAAAAGTAA
- a CDS encoding GNAT family N-acetyltransferase: MHIEALFSPHKPAMRALVEAIHEAQGLLPQFYWPKELLGAELATAEAVGIFEGELLLGFVLYRDLPQAWEISLVASHPDHRRKGAMVELFQYLIAAKGQDKELWLEVHEENVAAQKLYEKLGFKETRRRPRYYKDGATAVLYSHS, from the coding sequence ATGCATATCGAAGCTCTTTTTAGTCCACATAAACCGGCGATGCGCGCTTTAGTTGAAGCGATCCATGAGGCCCAAGGGCTTTTGCCGCAGTTTTATTGGCCGAAGGAACTTTTGGGGGCTGAGCTTGCCACCGCAGAAGCTGTCGGTATTTTTGAAGGGGAGCTGCTCTTAGGTTTCGTTCTTTATCGTGATTTACCCCAAGCTTGGGAAATTTCTTTGGTCGCAAGTCATCCCGATCACCGCCGCAAAGGTGCCATGGTGGAGCTCTTTCAGTATTTAATTGCCGCTAAGGGTCAGGATAAGGAGCTTTGGCTTGAAGTTCATGAGGAGAACGTTGCCGCCCAAAAACTTTATGAAAAGTTGGGTTTTAAAGAAACTAGAAGGCGACCTCGTTATTATAAGGACGGGGCGACTGCAGTTTTGTACTCACATTCTTAA
- the infB gene encoding translation initiation factor IF-2 — translation MSNPKVFEFAKEIGMTPLALMDKIREWHLPVKSHMAELEPEMLAQIKIKLSGGSAPAEEAKPKKAATRKAPAKKAAAPVAEGEAAPAPQAKAPVIRRKKEEEAPKAKAATAEAGEEAAAPKARVVVKKTAPKAEEEAAPAPAVEAAPVEEKAPAAKVKEAPAAPAEVKETPAAAAAPVEAKKAEPAVAKEIPAAAPAQAAAPAAPAPQARKKEVVVGTSGVASSSTPATTPKRNIIGRMDLSRVQPQTPQRQQGDRPQGGGYQGGGGYQRGQGGGDRPQGQGTGFGGPRPGGFNRPAGGAPTRNIRTGFVASAPPEPMPDTGFRSDFDRRKKAGPAPVAGPGRGGEKEKEKEEEVAVFNAVEFRKREMVFQPKKKKGMLDREAMKTQITTPSAHKRVVKVNNTMKVSDLAMEMGLKAPQLVKVLMKNGVMANMNMDLDFDTIALIVPEFGWEAQNVFKTADAVAEETAFGELNAEAVIRPPVVTVMGHVDHGKTSLLDAIRNADVAAGEAGGITQHIGAYSVKIEDGNLITFLDTPGHEAFTAMRARGANATDIAIIVVAADDGMMPQTQEAVNHAKAAGVPMIVAVNKMDKPGANPDRIKQQLTELEVVPEEWGGNTIFCEVSALKKTGIKEMLEQVKLLAEVAELKANPKRSGTGIVIEAKMEKGKGPVATLLVKDGTVEVGQYIVAGTMKGRVRSLTNDKGERIQSVGPGLPAEVLGLEAVPAAGDKFDIVKDEDTANEVSTLRKEQAEKAATTPNAKMSLEDIFAKVKSGDVKELAIVLKADVHGSLEAINGMLSKISTPEVKAKVIHSAVGGINEGDITLAHTAKGIVLGFNVRPDLGAQAKAKQMGVDVRTYSIVYELIDQMKLAMGGLLSPDVVEEVMGRVEVRNTFNVPKVGTIAGCFVIDGKIQRNNMIRLLRENKIVYEGKIASLKRFKDDAKEVAQGYECGIGIENYNDVKVGDMMEAYIKKEVARELDAGR, via the coding sequence GTGAGTAATCCAAAGGTTTTTGAATTTGCAAAAGAGATCGGGATGACCCCGCTAGCCCTCATGGATAAAATCCGTGAATGGCATTTGCCGGTGAAAAGTCATATGGCTGAGCTTGAGCCAGAAATGCTTGCGCAAATTAAAATTAAACTTAGCGGTGGTTCAGCTCCAGCTGAAGAGGCTAAGCCTAAAAAAGCAGCGACTCGTAAAGCGCCAGCGAAAAAAGCGGCGGCTCCAGTAGCTGAAGGTGAAGCAGCGCCAGCTCCTCAGGCTAAAGCTCCTGTTATTCGCCGTAAAAAAGAAGAAGAAGCTCCTAAGGCTAAAGCTGCAACAGCGGAAGCTGGTGAAGAAGCTGCAGCTCCAAAGGCTCGCGTAGTTGTTAAAAAGACAGCTCCGAAAGCCGAGGAAGAAGCAGCTCCAGCACCTGCAGTTGAAGCGGCTCCGGTTGAAGAAAAAGCTCCGGCAGCAAAAGTAAAAGAAGCGCCAGCGGCTCCTGCGGAAGTGAAAGAAACTCCAGCAGCTGCAGCAGCTCCAGTTGAAGCTAAAAAAGCGGAACCAGCAGTAGCAAAAGAAATTCCTGCAGCGGCTCCGGCTCAAGCAGCAGCACCTGCAGCTCCAGCACCACAAGCTCGTAAAAAAGAAGTTGTGGTTGGTACGAGCGGTGTTGCAAGTTCTTCAACTCCGGCGACAACACCAAAAAGAAATATTATCGGTCGTATGGACCTTTCTCGTGTGCAGCCACAAACTCCGCAACGTCAACAAGGTGATCGTCCACAAGGTGGCGGTTATCAAGGCGGCGGCGGATATCAACGTGGTCAAGGTGGTGGTGATCGCCCTCAAGGACAAGGCACTGGTTTCGGTGGACCTCGTCCGGGTGGTTTCAACCGTCCAGCGGGTGGTGCGCCAACACGTAACATTCGTACTGGTTTCGTAGCATCAGCACCTCCAGAGCCAATGCCGGATACTGGTTTCCGTTCTGATTTTGATCGTCGTAAAAAAGCCGGTCCTGCACCAGTTGCTGGTCCTGGCAGAGGTGGCGAGAAAGAAAAAGAGAAGGAAGAAGAAGTAGCGGTATTCAACGCGGTTGAATTCCGTAAACGTGAAATGGTCTTCCAACCTAAAAAGAAAAAGGGAATGCTTGATCGCGAAGCGATGAAGACCCAAATCACAACACCATCAGCGCATAAACGCGTGGTGAAAGTGAATAACACCATGAAAGTATCAGACTTGGCGATGGAGATGGGCTTGAAAGCTCCTCAATTGGTTAAAGTTTTGATGAAGAATGGTGTTATGGCCAACATGAACATGGATCTTGATTTCGATACGATCGCTTTGATCGTTCCAGAGTTCGGTTGGGAAGCGCAAAACGTATTCAAAACTGCGGATGCCGTTGCAGAAGAAACCGCGTTCGGTGAATTGAATGCAGAAGCTGTGATTCGTCCTCCAGTTGTGACTGTTATGGGTCACGTTGACCATGGTAAAACATCACTTCTTGATGCTATCCGCAATGCCGATGTGGCAGCGGGCGAGGCTGGCGGTATCACTCAGCACATTGGTGCTTACAGTGTTAAAATTGAAGACGGTAACCTGATTACATTCCTAGATACTCCGGGCCATGAGGCTTTCACAGCTATGCGTGCCCGTGGTGCGAATGCTACTGACATCGCGATCATCGTGGTGGCAGCAGATGACGGTATGATGCCGCAAACACAAGAGGCCGTGAACCATGCGAAAGCAGCGGGCGTGCCGATGATCGTTGCGGTCAACAAAATGGATAAGCCAGGCGCAAATCCAGACCGTATTAAACAACAATTAACTGAACTTGAAGTCGTCCCAGAAGAATGGGGCGGTAACACGATTTTCTGTGAAGTTTCCGCTTTAAAGAAAACCGGTATCAAAGAAATGCTAGAGCAAGTAAAACTTCTTGCGGAAGTGGCTGAACTTAAAGCCAATCCGAAACGCTCTGGTACAGGTATCGTTATCGAAGCGAAAATGGAAAAAGGAAAAGGACCTGTTGCTACACTTCTAGTGAAAGACGGAACAGTTGAAGTAGGTCAGTACATCGTTGCTGGTACTATGAAAGGCCGCGTTCGTTCATTGACAAATGATAAAGGCGAAAGAATCCAATCTGTCGGTCCTGGTTTGCCAGCCGAAGTTTTGGGTCTTGAAGCAGTACCTGCTGCCGGTGATAAGTTCGACATCGTTAAAGATGAAGACACGGCAAATGAAGTTTCGACTTTAAGAAAAGAACAAGCTGAAAAAGCGGCTACGACTCCGAACGCGAAAATGTCTTTAGAAGACATCTTTGCGAAAGTGAAGTCAGGTGACGTGAAAGAACTTGCGATCGTGCTTAAAGCCGACGTGCATGGTTCTTTGGAAGCGATCAACGGCATGCTTTCTAAGATCTCTACTCCGGAAGTGAAGGCGAAAGTTATTCACTCTGCAGTGGGTGGTATTAACGAAGGTGATATTACTCTTGCGCACACAGCAAAAGGTATCGTTCTTGGTTTCAACGTACGTCCTGACTTGGGCGCACAGGCTAAGGCGAAACAAATGGGTGTGGATGTAAGAACATACTCCATCGTTTACGAATTGATTGATCAAATGAAATTGGCAATGGGTGGTCTATTAAGTCCAGACGTTGTTGAAGAAGTTATGGGTCGCGTGGAAGTACGTAACACCTTCAACGTTCCTAAAGTGGGAACTATTGCAGGTTGCTTCGTGATCGACGGTAAGATCCAACGTAACAATATGATCCGTCTTCTTCGTGAAAATAAAATCGTTTACGAAGGTAAGATCGCTTCCCTTAAACGTTTCAAAGATGATGCTAAAGAAGTGGCGCAAGGCTACGAGTGCGGTATCGGCATTGAAAACTACAACGACGTTAAAGTCGGCGATATGATGGAAGCTTATATTAAAAAAGAAGTAGCTCGCGAATTGGATGCAGGTCGCTAA